The sequence ATTAAATAGCAAACAAGCTTTACAACAATTAGAAAAAGCATCAAAAAATAAAATAAAATTAGAAAAAATTATAATATGCTCACAACTCGGAACAAAAAATCAAAAAATATATTATAACAGCATAGCTGAATTAAAAAAATTAAATATAAAAGCCCCATATTCTATAATAATACCGGCTAAACTTCATTTTTTAGAAGAAGAAGCTTTAGAAAAATTAACAAAATAAAAAGAGAACACTATGAAAAAATTATTTGAATTACAAAAACTAACAATATTAATGAGAATAAAATGTTTACACAAAAAGAATTAAAAATAATAAAAAAATTAAATACGCCTTCGAAAATTCAGGATTTTCTTAATAAATTGAATCCTAATATTTCAAATGGGAAATATAATGATACTTGTAATTCTCCAAAACTTGTTTTAAAATATAAAAAAGCTCATTGTATAGAAGGAGCAATATTTGCAGCAGCTGTTTTAAGATATCATAATCAAGAACCATTAATTTTGGATTTAGAAGCAACCAAAAAAGATTATGATCATGTTATTGCTCTTTTTAAAAGAAATAACAAATGGGGAGCAATTTCAAAAACAAATCATACTGTTTTAAGATATAGAGATGCTATTTATAAAAACATTAGAGAACTAGTTATGAGTTATTTTCATGAATACACTGATAATAATGGAAATAAAACATTGAGAAGATTTAGCAATCCTATAAATCTTAAAATTTTTGATAAATATAATTGGATGGAAAGTGAAGATGAAGTTTGGTATATTCCAGAATATTTAACAAAAGTAAAACATCATGAAATTTTAACAAAAAAAGAGATCAAAAATTTAAGAAAAGCAGATAAAATTGAAATTAAAGTAGGAAAATTAAGAGAATGGAGAAATTAAATAAATTTAAAAATTTATGTAATAATAAATAAAAATGAATAAGATGGAAGAAAAAAAAATAAAAGAAAAAAATTTGCAAGAACAAGAATTAGAAATTTTGAATTTCTGGAAAGAAAATAAAATTTATGAAAAAGCTAAAAAAAAGAATAAAAAAAACAAGTATTTTTATTTAATGGACGGGCCTCCATATGCTACAGGAAATATTCATATGGGGACAGCCTTAAATAAAATATTAAAAGATATAGCATATAGAAGTCAAAGACTACAAGGAAAAAATGTATTTGATAGAGCAGGTTATGATACTCACGGAATACCAATAGAATTTCAAATAGAAAAAGAAATTGGAACTAAAACAAAAAAAGATATAGAAAATTATGGTATAAAAAAATTTATAGAAAAATGTAAAGAATTTGCAACACGCTTTATAAATACAATGAATTCTGAATTTGAAAATTTAGGTGTATGGATGGACTTTAAAAATCCTTACTTAACTTTAACCAATGATTATATAGAAGCAATATGGGATGTTTTTAAAGAAGCTGATAAAAAAGGTTTACTTTATTTAGGTAAGTACCCAATTCATATTTGCCCGAGATGTGAAACAGCAGTAGCTTATAATGAAATAGAATATTCTAAGCAACAAGATACAGCTATATATGTTAAATTTCCTTTAAAGGAAAAAGAAAAAACTTTCTTAATTATATGGACTACTACGCCATGGACTTTACCAGGAAATACAGCTGTTATGATTAATCCTAATTTTATTTATTCTGAAATTGAATTAGAAAATAAAGAAAGATGGATAATAGCAAAAGATTTGGTAAAAAAGATCATGTCAGAGTTAAAATTACAATACAAAGAAATAAAAGAATATAAAGGGAAAGAGCTTGAAGGATGGAAGTATGAAAATCCCCTTTCTAAATATATAAATGTAAAAACAAAAAATGCTTATAAGGTTGTTTTGAGTGAAAGGTATGTGAATTTAGAAGAGGGAACAGGATTAGTTCATTCTGCTCCTGGTCATGGAAAAGAAGATTATGAAGTAGGAAGAGAATATAATCTTGACATATTATCTCCAATTTCTCTTGATGGTTCATTAACAGAAGAAGCTGGAAAATATAAAGGAAAAAAAGCGAGAATAGTAGATTATGAAATAATTGAAGATTTAGAAAAAGAAGATATGCTTGTTTATAAGCATTCTTATTCACATGATTATCCTATGTGCTGGAGATGTAAATCCCCTTTACTTATGGTTTCTTTATCACAATGGTTTTTAAAGATAAGTGAAATACAAAAAGAACTATTAAAAGAAAATGAGGAAGTTAAATGGATACCCTCATATATGAAATTAAGAATGAAAGCATGGCTTGAAGGAATAGGAGATTGGCCTGTTTCTAGAATGAGATATTGGGGTACGCCTTTACCAATATGGATTTGTTCTAATTGTAATAGAAGACTAGTTATTGGTAGTATAAAAGAATTAGAGAAGTTATCTGGTAAAAAAATAAAAGAAATTCATAAACCAGAAATAGATGAAATAACAATTAAATGTAAATGTAACGGGCAAATGAGAAGAGTTTCAGAAGTTTTAGATGTATGGTTTGATTCTGGAGTTAGTAGTTGGGCGGCTCTAAACTATTTAAAAGATAAAAAACAATTTAAAAAATATTGGCCAGCAGATTTAAATATAGAAGGAAAAGATCAAATAAGGGGATGGTGGAATTCTCAACTTATATTATCTTTTATCAAATTTGGTAAAAAACCATTCAAAAGTATTTCTGTTCATGGAATGGTTTTAGATTTGGGAAAAAGAAAAATGTCAAAATCTTTAGGTAATATAATAACCCCACAAGAAATTATAGATAAATATGGAAGAGATTATTTAAGATATTATTTTGCAAAGATTTCAAAAGGAGAAGATATATCTTTTGATGAAAAAGAATTTATCAATATAAAAAATGTATTTAGAGTTTTTATTAATATAAATAATTATATTGATCAATTAGAAAAAAATAAATCAAAAATTGAAATAGAAGATAAATGGATTCTATCAAAATATAATAGCTTGATTAAGAATGTTATAGAAAGTTATAATAATTATAAATTTTTTGAGATTATTAGATATTTAGAAGAATTTTTAATAGAGGATTTTTCAAAAACTTACATTCAACTTACTCGAACGAGAAGTAATGAAATTTATTATACTACTAACGAAATTAGAATCGGATTATTAAAATTATTTGCTCCTATAATACCATTCTTAACAGAAAAAATATGGCAAGAATTAAAAAATAAAAAAATAGTTAAAGAAGAATCCATTCATTTAACAAATTTTCCAAAAATAAATAATAAACTTATAAACAAAAAAATAGAAAAAGAATTTCTTTTAGCGAAAAAAATTATAGAAATTGTATTAAGAGAAAGGGATAAAGAAAAAACAGGATTAAAATGGCCTTTATCTAAAGCAATTATAAAAATAAAAAAAGAGGATTCTCTTTCAAAGGATATTATAAATATCCTTTTAAGATATCTTAATATAAAAAAAATAGAAATCTTAAGAGGAGAAGAACTATCTGTTGATTTAGATACAAAAATAACTCCAGAATTAGAATCTGAAGGTTATGCACGAGAAATAACAAGAAGAATACAAGAAGAAAGAAAAAAAGCAGGATTAATAAAAAAAGATTTTATAGAATTAAAAATACAACTCTCAAAAAATTTATTTTATAAATTAAAAAATTTTGAGAAATTCATTAAAGAAAAAGTTAATGCAAAAAAGATTTTAATAACTAAAGAAAATTTATTAGAAGGTATAGAATTTAATATAAAAGAAGAAAAAATAAAAATATATTTTAAAAAAATATAATTTACTATTATCAAATAATAATAAATATATAATCATATTATAGTAATACCTTATAAAAATATTTATAAAGTCACTTTACCATATATAAAAAATTAAAATGATAGTAAAAGAAGAGTTTTTAAGCAGATTAAGAAAGATTTTTGATTTAAATTTATATGAAGTTAAGGTTTGGTCAGCATTGTTATCAAGAGGTATCTCTACAGCAGGAGAATTAAGCACAATAAGCGATGTTCCTAGGAGCAGAACATATGATATATTAGAATCTTTGGAAAAAAAAGGATTTATTGTGATGAAATTAGGAAAACCAATAAAATTTGTTGCTTTGAAACCAGAAGAAGTTATAGAAAGAGTTAAAAAAAATCTTGTAAAAGAAGCACATGAAAAATCTAAAAGATTAGAAGCATTAAAAGGAGAAGATGTTTTAAAAGAATTGACAGAACTTTATAACAAAGGTATTAAATATGTTGAACCAACAGAGTTAAGCGGAAGTTTGAGAGGAAGACAAAATATCTATAATCATATGGACATGCTTATAAGAGAAGCTGAAAAAACTATAATCATTACAACAACTGCCGATGGTTTAAATAGAAAGCTTGAATCATTATTACCAAGTTTAGAAAAAGCAAAAAAAAGAGGAGTAAAAATAAGAATTGCCGCTCCTATCAATACATCTAATCAAAAAATAGCAAAAGAATTATCTAAAGTTGCAGAAGTAAGAGATTCTGATGGATTAAAAGCAAGATTTATGATAGTTGATTCTGAACAAGTTATGTTTATGTTATTGGATGATGAACAAACCCATCCAAGTTATGATGTTGGAGTTTGGATTAATACAGAATTTTTTGCTAGTGCATTAGAACAATTATTTGAATTGGCATGGAAAACATTTAAACCAATAAAATAAATTTGTATAATAAAAAGAGGTTAAGTAAATAAAGATTTTTTTATTTATAAAATTCTAAATTTTTATTAATTTTTTATACCCTATACCTTTTAATTTTATTCTTTGTTTATAGAAAGTTTTATTTTATTATTTCTCCTAATAAATAATTTGTAAAACTATTTATTACTCTTACATTAACAAATTTTCCTAAAAGTTTTTTATCATCGGTTTTTAAAACAATTGGTTTATAAAAAATATTTCTCGCTATAAGTAAATTATTTTTAAACTCATCTATAATGATTTTTCCCTTCCAATTTATCCATTTTTTATTTTCTTCTTCTGATATTTTTTTGCAAATCTCTGACAATTTTTTTATTCTTTCTTTTGCTATTTTGACATCAATTTGTTTTTCTTTTGCCGCTTTTGTTCCTTTCATTGGCCAATATTTTGTATAATTTATAATATCCGGTTTAATTTTTTTTATTACCTTTATAGTTTCTTTAAAATCTTTTTCTGTTTCACTAGGGTAAGCAACTATTATATCTGTAGATATTGTTATATTTGGTATTTCTTTTCTAAATTTTTTGACTATATAAAGAAAATCTTCAACTTTGTAGTACCTATTCATTTCTTTTAGTATTCTATTGCTACCAGATTGTAAAGGAATATGTAAAAATTTAAACATCTTATCATTTTTATAAATTCTAATTAAATCATTTAATATAGGAAGAACATTATTTGGATTCATCATACCAACTCTAACAAAAAAATTTTCTTTTAGTGATAAAATTTTTTCTAAAAGATCTGGCAATTCTCTTTTTCCTCTTTCTAAACCATAAGAAGCATTATCTTGTGAAGTAATCCATATTTCTTTACATCCACTTTTTAAGTCTTTTTTTATATTTTCTATTATTTTATCTTGAGGGTAAGAAAAAAGTTTTCCTTTTGCTAATTTAGTTATGCAAAAATTACAATTTCCTAAACATCCTTCACTAATTTGCGTTATTCCTATTACTTCATTTTTTTTTATTTTTTCTAAACAAAGCTTTATTTCTTTTTTATAAGAAAGATATTCTTCTATTTTATATTTTTTATTTCTTATATCATAAATTAATTTTAAAATATCCTTATAATGATGTGTTCCTAATAAAAAAACATTCTTTAATTTTCCCAATTCTTTACTTCTTACTTCTGGCATACATCCAGCAACAATAAGTGATTTATTTAATTTAGATAAATCGCTAATTCTTCTTTCCATTTTCTTTTCTGTAGGACCTTTAACAATACAGGTATTTATAATTAAAATATCAGCTAATCTTTCATTTATAACAATATTAAAACCACTTTTTGTTAGAATGCCTTTTAAAATTTCTGCATTATTTTGATTAGCAGAACAACCATAACTTTCTATGTATATATTTTTTATTTCTGACATTTTAATTATACTATTTTATAAAAAATTCTCTTTTAAACTTTTTATTCTTTATTTTATTATATAAAAAGGATAAATATAAACTTAATTAATTAAAAAAATGTAAAATTTATATACCCCGTTTAAAGATTAATTTAATATGGAAAAATCGAAGAAATATTGGGAAAAATATGAAAAACTTTCAAATGAATGGAAATTATATGAGAAACTTGTTAAAAATGTCTTGAAGAATCTCAATGGAAAGAATTATCATCTTAATATAGAAAAAAGAAATAAAAAAAGAATAGAAGGTATACTTTCTAATAAAGATGATGAGTTAATACTAGAAACAGAAAACAAAAAATATAATTTAGGAAATATGAATCATGCCACTGAATTATTCTTAGAGAAGTATATTTATGGAATCTCATGTTTTCAATATGGAGAGATAAAAGAGATGGCTAGATATTTAGAAAATTCTTTAAAAGAAAAAGGGTTTATAATTAAAAAATAAATAATTTTACATAAAAAAATTTATAAACATATTTTTCTTTTAAATTAAAATTAAATAAAAGGAGGTAAAATGTTTGGAAATTCTTTAGGTTACGGAAGCGGAATTGCAGATATTCCAATAATTGGAGCGTTATTTGCTTTTCTTTGGGTATTTTTAGTAATAATTCTTGCTTTGTATGTTTACCTTTCTTTTGCTTATATGGCAATAGCAAGAAAAGCAAATTATAAATATCCTGCAATTGCATGGATTCCTGGTATAGGGCCATTAATAATAATAAATAGAATAGCAGAGATGCATTGGTGGCCAATTCTTTTAATTCTAGCTAATTGGATTCCAATAATAGGAATTATAGCATCAGCAGTTCTTTTTGTCTTTTCTATAATTTGGTTATGGAAAACATTTGAAAAAATAAATAAACCTGGTTGGTGGGCTATACTTTTCTTAATACCAATTGTTAATATAATAATATTAGGAATTGCCGCTTGGAGTAAGGATTAATTTATTTTTTCTTTTTTTTATTTTATTTTTTTATTTAAAACTACACAAATTTATTCTATTGTTAATTATAAGAAAATTATTTTTAAAGATTTAAAAAATACAATTATATAAATAAAAAATAATATAATATTTAAATTAATATCAACAAATTAATAAAAATGAAAGAAAAAATTGAAAATATTATTAAAGAAGCAAAGAAAAAGCCAATTCAAGAACTATTACAATTTTCTATTCTTAATATAGATAAACCTTCTGGATTAACATCATTTTCTGTAGATGAATATATAAGAAAAAAATTAAACATAAAAAAAACAAGTCATTTTGGCACACTCGATCCGAAAGTTACAGGGGTTTTGCCAATATCTTTGGGTAGAGCTTGTAGGTTAATGGAATATTTTATTCACAGGGAAAAAACTTATGTTGGAATAATGCATCTTCATAAAGATATAGAAGAAAAAATTTTAAAAGATGAAATAATAAAATTTATCGGAAAAATAAAACAATTGCCTCCAAAAAGAAGTAGAGTTAAAAGACAAGAAAGAATAAGAACAATATATGAATTTGAAATTCTAGAAAAAAAAGATAAAGATGTTTTATTTAAAGTTAGATGTGAAGCTGGGACTTATATAAGAAAATTAATTCATGATGTTGGTCTATCACTAAAATGTAATGCACATATGACAGAATTAAGAAGAATAAAAGCAAGTATTTTTTCTGAAGAGGATGAAGAATTTATCAATTTATATGAATTTGATAAAGTTATAGAAGATTACAAAAAAGGAAATGAAAAT is a genomic window of Candidatus Pacearchaeota archaeon containing:
- the ileS gene encoding isoleucine--tRNA ligase, with protein sequence MNKMEEKKIKEKNLQEQELEILNFWKENKIYEKAKKKNKKNKYFYLMDGPPYATGNIHMGTALNKILKDIAYRSQRLQGKNVFDRAGYDTHGIPIEFQIEKEIGTKTKKDIENYGIKKFIEKCKEFATRFINTMNSEFENLGVWMDFKNPYLTLTNDYIEAIWDVFKEADKKGLLYLGKYPIHICPRCETAVAYNEIEYSKQQDTAIYVKFPLKEKEKTFLIIWTTTPWTLPGNTAVMINPNFIYSEIELENKERWIIAKDLVKKIMSELKLQYKEIKEYKGKELEGWKYENPLSKYINVKTKNAYKVVLSERYVNLEEGTGLVHSAPGHGKEDYEVGREYNLDILSPISLDGSLTEEAGKYKGKKARIVDYEIIEDLEKEDMLVYKHSYSHDYPMCWRCKSPLLMVSLSQWFLKISEIQKELLKENEEVKWIPSYMKLRMKAWLEGIGDWPVSRMRYWGTPLPIWICSNCNRRLVIGSIKELEKLSGKKIKEIHKPEIDEITIKCKCNGQMRRVSEVLDVWFDSGVSSWAALNYLKDKKQFKKYWPADLNIEGKDQIRGWWNSQLILSFIKFGKKPFKSISVHGMVLDLGKRKMSKSLGNIITPQEIIDKYGRDYLRYYFAKISKGEDISFDEKEFINIKNVFRVFININNYIDQLEKNKSKIEIEDKWILSKYNSLIKNVIESYNNYKFFEIIRYLEEFLIEDFSKTYIQLTRTRSNEIYYTTNEIRIGLLKLFAPIIPFLTEKIWQELKNKKIVKEESIHLTNFPKINNKLINKKIEKEFLLAKKIIEIVLRERDKEKTGLKWPLSKAIIKIKKEDSLSKDIINILLRYLNIKKIEILRGEELSVDLDTKITPELESEGYAREITRRIQEERKKAGLIKKDFIELKIQLSKNLFYKLKNFEKFIKEKVNAKKILITKENLLEGIEFNIKEEKIKIYFKKI
- a CDS encoding tRNA (N(6)-L-threonylcarbamoyladenosine(37)-C(2))-methylthiotransferase — encoded protein: MSEIKNIYIESYGCSANQNNAEILKGILTKSGFNIVINERLADILIINTCIVKGPTEKKMERRISDLSKLNKSLIVAGCMPEVRSKELGKLKNVFLLGTHHYKDILKLIYDIRNKKYKIEEYLSYKKEIKLCLEKIKKNEVIGITQISEGCLGNCNFCITKLAKGKLFSYPQDKIIENIKKDLKSGCKEIWITSQDNASYGLERGKRELPDLLEKILSLKENFFVRVGMMNPNNVLPILNDLIRIYKNDKMFKFLHIPLQSGSNRILKEMNRYYKVEDFLYIVKKFRKEIPNITISTDIIVAYPSETEKDFKETIKVIKKIKPDIINYTKYWPMKGTKAAKEKQIDVKIAKERIKKLSEICKKISEEENKKWINWKGKIIIDEFKNNLLIARNIFYKPIVLKTDDKKLLGKFVNVRVINSFTNYLLGEIIK
- a CDS encoding helix-turn-helix domain-containing protein, giving the protein MIVKEEFLSRLRKIFDLNLYEVKVWSALLSRGISTAGELSTISDVPRSRTYDILESLEKKGFIVMKLGKPIKFVALKPEEVIERVKKNLVKEAHEKSKRLEALKGEDVLKELTELYNKGIKYVEPTELSGSLRGRQNIYNHMDMLIREAEKTIIITTTADGLNRKLESLLPSLEKAKKRGVKIRIAAPINTSNQKIAKELSKVAEVRDSDGLKARFMIVDSEQVMFMLLDDEQTHPSYDVGVWINTEFFASALEQLFELAWKTFKPIK
- a CDS encoding RNA-guided pseudouridylation complex pseudouridine synthase subunit Cbf5, with product MKEKIENIIKEAKKKPIQELLQFSILNIDKPSGLTSFSVDEYIRKKLNIKKTSHFGTLDPKVTGVLPISLGRACRLMEYFIHREKTYVGIMHLHKDIEEKILKDEIIKFIGKIKQLPPKRSRVKRQERIRTIYEFEILEKKDKDVLFKVRCEAGTYIRKLIHDVGLSLKCNAHMTELRRIKASIFSEEDEEFINLYEFDKVIEDYKKGNENLLRKILIPAEIVCKILPFIEIKEYEEILKKLYNGYKVKQEMLKEKFKLKENEIFCLFYSKKFVGIYKTINQKDILAIPEFVYKPL